Proteins encoded by one window of Gemmatimonadota bacterium:
- a CDS encoding alcohol dehydrogenase catalytic domain-containing protein: protein MLAIRFHYRPVRYLWTRWAAQRRPALALGSLGCIALDRVEPPPLPAPDWVRVETALSGICGSDLSAVTAHDSFTLEPFGAYPFTFGHENIGRIVETGPEARGWSTGDRVIVNPMLGCTQRGLEPPCPACARGEYGLCRHTTQGTVGSGPMIGYCPAAGGGWSRYFVAHVSQLHAAQGLPDEVGVLADPFASALRPVLLHPPREDDVVLVIGAGTIGALAVKALRLTGWDGPVAVLGRYPFQQGLAQRAGASPVFRGREEAYQWAASLPDARSYHPTLAPRFIEGGPSLIYDTVGSRASANDALALAREGGRIVLVGAAARLSADWTRLWYRQLTLAGVFAYGFVPYAGARRDIYDVALELLRRNGIGELGMVTHIYDLEDYRAALRAALDKHGHRSVKVAFRPGH, encoded by the coding sequence TTGCTCGCGATCCGCTTCCATTACCGCCCGGTTCGCTACCTCTGGACCCGTTGGGCCGCCCAGCGCCGCCCCGCCCTCGCGCTCGGCTCGCTGGGGTGCATCGCGCTGGATCGGGTCGAGCCGCCGCCCCTGCCCGCACCCGACTGGGTCCGTGTCGAGACAGCGCTGAGCGGCATTTGCGGCAGTGACCTCTCCGCCGTAACGGCCCATGACTCCTTCACCCTCGAGCCGTTCGGCGCCTACCCCTTCACCTTCGGCCACGAGAACATCGGGCGCATTGTCGAGACGGGACCGGAGGCCCGGGGCTGGAGCACGGGCGACCGCGTCATTGTGAATCCCATGCTGGGCTGCACGCAGCGCGGGCTCGAGCCCCCCTGTCCCGCCTGCGCCCGCGGCGAATACGGACTCTGCCGCCACACCACCCAGGGCACGGTTGGGAGCGGGCCTATGATCGGATACTGCCCGGCCGCCGGCGGCGGCTGGTCCCGCTACTTCGTGGCCCACGTCAGCCAGCTCCACGCCGCCCAGGGACTGCCTGACGAGGTCGGCGTCCTGGCCGACCCCTTCGCCTCCGCGCTGCGCCCCGTCTTGCTGCACCCGCCCCGGGAGGACGACGTCGTGCTCGTCATCGGCGCCGGCACTATCGGCGCCCTCGCCGTCAAAGCCCTGCGCCTCACCGGCTGGGACGGTCCTGTGGCCGTGCTCGGCCGCTACCCGTTCCAGCAGGGGCTCGCCCAGCGCGCCGGTGCCAGCCCGGTATTCCGCGGGCGCGAAGAAGCGTACCAGTGGGCCGCCTCCCTGCCGGACGCGCGCAGCTACCACCCCACGCTCGCCCCCCGCTTCATCGAGGGCGGCCCGTCCCTGATCTATGACACAGTGGGCAGCCGCGCCTCCGCCAATGACGCCCTGGCCCTGGCCCGCGAGGGCGGACGTATCGTGCTGGTCGGCGCCGCCGCCCGCCTCTCCGCCGACTGGACCCGGCTCTGGTACCGGCAACTGACGCTGGCCGGCGTATTCGCCTACGGCTTCGTCCCCTACGCCGGCGCACGGCGCGACATCTACGACGTCGCCCTGGAACTGCTCCGCCGGAATGGCATCGGCGAACTCGGGATGGTCACCCACATCTACGACCTGGAGGATTACCGTGCCGCACTCCGCGCCGCCCTCGACAAACACGGCCACCGCTCCGTCAAGGTCGCCTTCCGCCCGGGCCACTGA